From one Sulfuricurvum sp. IAE1 genomic stretch:
- the fetB gene encoding iron export ABC transporter permease subunit FetB encodes MQYSFLASYLLIIFALWYSRREQFGLEKTILTNSILAMVQLGVLGYALVYLFKMEHPALLFFVLTGMVTFGAYTAKKRSPLGEESFKIAFFTLGASSGIVFLSMMAFGVIHMVPHEMIPIGGMIIGNALNVYTQSTERFRAEVKNTIETIEGMVALGTPLKEALSFASKASVKASMIPTINMLQTVGIIHIPGITTGMLLAGADPLMAISYQLAVMYMMVAVALLSAVFSTFFSYRVIIGAAFNGQNN; translated from the coding sequence ATGCAATACTCTTTTTTAGCCTCGTATCTTCTCATCATTTTTGCCCTCTGGTATTCACGGCGTGAGCAATTCGGGCTGGAGAAAACGATCCTCACCAACTCGATTCTGGCGATGGTGCAGCTGGGAGTTTTGGGATACGCCCTCGTCTATCTGTTCAAAATGGAGCATCCCGCTCTTTTGTTTTTCGTTCTAACGGGGATGGTCACCTTCGGTGCCTACACGGCGAAAAAACGCTCGCCGCTGGGAGAGGAGAGTTTCAAAATAGCGTTTTTTACCCTCGGGGCCTCTTCGGGGATCGTTTTTTTATCGATGATGGCGTTCGGAGTGATTCACATGGTTCCGCATGAAATGATTCCCATCGGAGGAATGATCATCGGCAACGCCCTTAACGTCTATACCCAAAGCACCGAGCGGTTCCGCGCCGAGGTGAAAAACACGATAGAGACCATCGAGGGGATGGTGGCACTCGGCACACCCCTTAAAGAGGCTCTCTCCTTTGCTTCCAAAGCTTCGGTCAAAGCCTCTATGATCCCCACGATCAACATGCTCCAGACGGTCGGAATCATTCACATCCCCGGAATTACGACGGGGATGCTCCTCGCGGGAGCGGATCCGCTGATGGCGATCTCCTATCAGCTCGCCGTCATGTACATGATGGTCGCCGTCGCGCTCCTCTCGGCTGTATTTAGCACCTTCTTTTCCTATCGTGTCATTATCGGTGCGGCGTTTAACGGGCAAAATAACTAA
- a CDS encoding peroxiredoxin: MLVTKKAPDFTATTVLGNNQIVDNFNLYENLGPKGAVLFFYPLDFTFVCPSEIIAFDHRLDEFTARGINVIGVSVDSQFSHFAWKNTPVNQGGIGQVRYPLVADLNKQISRDYDVLFGDSVALRGSFLIDKDGTIRHAVINDLPLGRNIDEMLRMIDAMLFTNEHGEVCPAGWNKGDTGMKASTEGVAEYLASHADSL, translated from the coding sequence ATGCTCGTTACCAAAAAAGCTCCCGATTTTACCGCAACTACCGTTCTGGGAAACAACCAGATCGTCGACAACTTCAACCTTTACGAAAACCTCGGACCTAAAGGTGCGGTTCTTTTCTTCTACCCATTGGACTTTACGTTCGTTTGTCCGTCTGAAATCATCGCGTTCGACCACCGCCTGGACGAGTTTACCGCTCGCGGCATCAACGTGATCGGTGTTTCCGTCGACTCGCAGTTCAGCCACTTCGCGTGGAAAAACACGCCGGTAAACCAGGGCGGTATCGGACAGGTTCGCTACCCTCTCGTCGCTGACCTGAACAAACAGATTTCACGTGATTACGACGTATTGTTCGGCGATTCCGTCGCCCTTCGCGGTTCGTTCCTGATCGACAAAGACGGGACTATCCGCCACGCCGTCATCAACGACCTTCCGCTCGGACGCAACATCGACGAGATGCTCCGTATGATCGACGCGATGCTCTTCACCAACGAGCACGGTGAAGTATGCCCTGCGGGATGGAACAAAGGGGACACCGGTATGAAAGCCAGCACCGAAGGTGTTGCCGAGTACCTCGCTTCACACGCGGACAGCCTGTAA
- a CDS encoding ABC transporter ATP-binding protein, whose protein sequence is MITFRTLFGMMSRYKRPLILGNLIALAATLVSIPTPLLIPLLVDEVLLEKGGWITETIDRFGTLKEPLLYIGIVLAVTIGLRFLFFLLSVASQKFFIALSQEISFDIRRRALEHLKHVSMSAYERLGSGAVVTNLVTDIETIEQFMGGALSKLIVSVATLVGVAVVLIWINPLFGILILVFQPMIMILTRKISGRVGKLKKEQNRTIGELSDTLSQMCDLFGQIRSSNKEERFIARATEQARLLKESATAYGIKALAGERYSYTLFLSGFEVFRALGLVMVLHSDLSIGMMFGVFGYLWFMMTPVQELLSLQYSYANAKNALSRVNELLALPSEPRYRNVRDPFGEKGIAIRTEKLVFGYDPDRPVLRGVTLDVARGGRIAVIGASGSGKSTLAQLLVGFYPPTAGDIVYNGLSVREIGFERVRANVFVVLQQPLMFNDTLRFNLTMGDPIDDAAIWNALQIAQLEPFVRTLPQGLETQVGKFGIRLSGGQRQRLSIARMVLSDPGAVIFDESTSALDVHTESALFEALEEFLRGRTVIIIAHRLSTITQADYIYVLENGAVLEEGTREELENLDGRFKRFVDSQQG, encoded by the coding sequence ATGATTACGTTTCGTACCTTATTTGGCATGATGAGCCGTTACAAACGCCCCCTGATTCTGGGGAACCTGATTGCACTCGCAGCGACCCTCGTATCGATACCTACCCCGTTGCTGATCCCGTTGCTGGTCGATGAGGTGCTGCTCGAAAAAGGGGGATGGATCACCGAAACGATCGACCGTTTCGGAACCCTCAAAGAGCCGCTTCTCTATATCGGGATCGTCCTGGCAGTTACGATTGGATTGCGCTTTTTGTTCTTTCTTCTCAGCGTCGCATCACAGAAGTTTTTCATCGCCCTCTCCCAGGAGATAAGCTTCGATATCCGCCGGCGCGCGCTCGAACACCTCAAACACGTCTCGATGAGCGCTTACGAACGTCTGGGCAGCGGGGCGGTCGTCACCAATCTCGTCACCGACATCGAAACCATCGAGCAGTTCATGGGGGGAGCCCTTTCAAAGCTGATCGTCTCGGTTGCGACACTGGTGGGGGTAGCGGTCGTCCTCATCTGGATCAATCCCCTTTTTGGAATCCTCATCCTCGTTTTTCAGCCCATGATCATGATTTTGACCCGTAAAATATCGGGCCGTGTCGGGAAACTCAAAAAAGAACAAAACCGTACTATCGGCGAACTTTCGGATACGCTCAGTCAAATGTGCGACCTTTTCGGACAGATCCGCTCCAGTAACAAAGAGGAGCGTTTCATTGCACGCGCAACCGAACAGGCCCGCCTCCTAAAAGAAAGCGCTACGGCGTACGGGATCAAGGCCCTGGCCGGAGAGCGCTACTCCTACACCCTGTTTCTGAGCGGGTTCGAGGTGTTCCGGGCGCTGGGACTCGTGATGGTGCTCCATTCGGACCTTTCCATCGGGATGATGTTCGGGGTGTTCGGTTACCTGTGGTTTATGATGACGCCGGTACAGGAGCTGCTGTCGCTGCAATACAGCTACGCCAACGCCAAAAACGCCCTTTCGCGGGTAAACGAACTGCTTGCTTTACCTTCCGAGCCCCGCTATCGGAACGTTCGGGACCCTTTCGGGGAGAAAGGGATAGCGATACGCACCGAAAAACTCGTATTCGGCTACGATCCTGACCGGCCCGTATTAAGGGGGGTGACACTCGACGTCGCACGTGGGGGACGGATCGCCGTCATCGGAGCGAGCGGCAGTGGGAAAAGTACCCTCGCGCAATTGCTGGTGGGGTTTTATCCCCCCACCGCCGGGGATATAGTGTATAATGGGCTGAGTGTCCGGGAAATCGGCTTCGAAAGGGTCCGCGCAAACGTTTTTGTCGTTTTACAGCAACCGCTGATGTTTAATGATACGCTTCGCTTCAACCTCACTATGGGTGACCCGATCGACGATGCGGCGATATGGAACGCGCTTCAAATCGCCCAGCTCGAGCCGTTCGTACGAACCCTTCCCCAGGGGCTCGAGACGCAGGTCGGAAAGTTCGGGATTCGACTCTCGGGCGGACAACGCCAGCGCCTCTCGATCGCACGGATGGTTCTCTCCGATCCCGGGGCCGTCATATTCGATGAATCGACGTCGGCGCTTGATGTTCACACCGAAAGCGCCCTTTTCGAAGCATTGGAAGAGTTCTTGAGAGGGCGTACGGTGATTATCATCGCCCATCGCCTGAGCACCATCACGCAGGCCGATTACATCTACGTCCTGGAAAACGGCGCCGTTCTCGAAGAGGGGACGCGTGAAGAGCTCGAAAATCTCGACGGCCGTTTCAAGCGGTTTGTCGATTCCCAGCAAGGATGA
- a CDS encoding AI-2E family transporter, with amino-acid sequence MENRLFVRLMLLSAIGLCLWLFWPFLKSFFLALLLAMVVYPLHRLVELRLGRFSRLEPVASPIAAAVVTLGLSLIMFVPIALFVYELFDHPESSIASLRALGDRVDALPWMLPPFLAWLQEPLYSVIALGKVHKDEIVTALASWLGSGLTTFIAMLAEMAMIVVFFFFLTWYGRSIALFFLPIIPLARDVKREFLSDMVTTTAVVFYTFGGVMLAQGVAFGVLIAFFDGYNPFLLGFMTAVSAIIPVVGTALVWVPVALNEYFEGEIFNALVIAVYSWAVMAFFIDNIVKLVILNFVNRAMSDGKRKMNEFVIFFAIVGGLATFGFWGFVFGPAIVAFAITTLRIVRKRGRGGCR; translated from the coding sequence ATGGAAAACCGCCTTTTTGTCCGTTTGATGCTGTTGAGTGCGATCGGGTTGTGTCTGTGGCTCTTTTGGCCTTTTTTGAAAAGTTTTTTTCTCGCCTTGCTGCTGGCGATGGTCGTTTACCCGCTGCACCGTCTTGTCGAACTCCGATTAGGTCGCTTTTCCAGACTCGAACCGGTTGCTTCCCCGATTGCTGCGGCCGTCGTTACGCTGGGATTGTCGCTGATCATGTTTGTGCCCATCGCACTGTTCGTTTACGAACTGTTCGATCACCCCGAGAGTTCGATCGCATCTTTGCGGGCGCTGGGAGACCGGGTCGACGCATTGCCGTGGATGCTTCCGCCGTTTCTGGCGTGGCTTCAGGAGCCTTTGTATTCGGTCATCGCACTGGGGAAAGTGCACAAAGACGAAATCGTAACCGCGCTCGCCTCATGGCTTGGGAGCGGGCTGACGACGTTTATCGCGATGCTCGCCGAAATGGCTATGATCGTGGTCTTTTTCTTTTTCCTGACATGGTACGGCCGCAGTATCGCCTTGTTTTTTCTGCCGATCATTCCGCTTGCCCGCGACGTCAAGAGGGAGTTTCTCTCGGACATGGTCACGACGACGGCGGTCGTGTTTTACACCTTCGGGGGGGTGATGCTCGCGCAGGGGGTCGCATTCGGAGTTTTGATCGCTTTTTTTGACGGGTACAACCCGTTTTTGCTGGGATTCATGACTGCCGTTTCGGCGATCATCCCGGTAGTCGGAACGGCCCTCGTATGGGTACCCGTCGCATTGAATGAATACTTTGAAGGGGAAATATTCAACGCGCTGGTCATCGCCGTCTACTCTTGGGCGGTGATGGCATTTTTCATCGACAACATCGTCAAACTGGTGATTTTGAACTTCGTGAACCGTGCGATGAGCGACGGGAAACGTAAAATGAACGAATTCGTCATTTTCTTCGCTATCGTCGGAGGATTGGCTACTTTCGGGTTCTGGGGATTTGTATTCGGACCGGCAATTGTCGCGTTTGCGATTACGACCCTCCGCATCGTCCGCAAAAGAGGCAGAGGAGGTTGCCGCTGA
- the zupT gene encoding zinc transporter ZupT yields MELTITELAVAFSLTLLAGLSTGIGAALAFFSRRDNTALLSVGMGFSAGVMIYISFAEILVKSKAAFVPEFGEIGAEASMLGCFFAGFAVAFAIDRLIPEDINPHELKSDAELSGLKSEHIAHRRLHTLRRTGMFTAAAIAIHNFPEGFATFVSALDSLTMGIGIALAVAIHNIPEGMAVSLPIYHATGERKKAFGYALLSGLAEPLGAAFGFFLLMPLMGELTLGITFGLVAGIMIYICLDELLPSARIYGNAHTTMGGIVAGMGVMASSLLLFKIV; encoded by the coding sequence ATGGAATTGACGATTACGGAATTGGCGGTCGCGTTTTCCCTGACCCTTTTGGCCGGTCTTTCGACGGGGATAGGGGCGGCGCTGGCTTTTTTTTCCCGCCGCGATAATACCGCTCTTCTCTCGGTCGGTATGGGATTTTCCGCAGGGGTGATGATCTACATCTCCTTCGCCGAAATCCTGGTCAAATCCAAAGCCGCTTTCGTTCCGGAATTCGGGGAGATCGGTGCCGAAGCCTCGATGCTGGGGTGCTTTTTTGCGGGCTTTGCGGTAGCGTTTGCGATCGACCGTCTTATCCCAGAAGACATCAACCCCCACGAACTGAAGAGCGATGCCGAACTCTCGGGGCTCAAATCGGAGCATATCGCGCACAGGCGTTTGCATACCCTGCGCCGTACGGGGATGTTCACCGCCGCGGCGATCGCGATCCACAATTTTCCCGAAGGGTTCGCGACCTTTGTATCCGCTCTTGATTCCCTGACTATGGGGATCGGTATCGCGCTGGCGGTTGCGATCCATAACATCCCCGAAGGGATGGCGGTATCGCTGCCGATTTACCATGCGACGGGAGAACGGAAAAAAGCGTTCGGTTATGCGTTGCTTTCAGGGCTTGCCGAGCCGTTGGGGGCGGCATTTGGATTTTTTCTGCTGATGCCGCTTATGGGGGAGCTGACGCTTGGAATCACATTTGGCCTGGTGGCGGGGATCATGATTTACATCTGCCTTGACGAACTCCTCCCCTCCGCACGCATTTACGGCAATGCCCACACGACGATGGGGGGAATCGTGGCCGGAATGGGGGTGATGGCGTCGAGCCTGCTGCTTTTTAAAATCGTCTGA
- a CDS encoding ParA family protein: MIITLSHQKGGVGKSTVAWNLAVGFSKIMPTRIVDLDTQRSLTVTNALRREQGMEPIEMLHFGSAEELAEYAAGDTDDVVTIIDSGGFDSAFNRVAIIASDLLLTPVSDKPFDLMGLQKYEEILKSLSEIQGETIKTRVVFNNINPSMKRFGELIDFICMSDHFELLVSVLRQRVDFAHSVGEGKSIKEYRIFSRADQEMDELFEEVRTLLNIQ, from the coding sequence ATGATCATTACCTTATCGCATCAAAAGGGTGGGGTTGGAAAATCGACCGTCGCCTGGAACCTGGCTGTCGGCTTTTCAAAAATCATGCCGACACGGATCGTTGATCTCGATACCCAGCGCTCGCTGACCGTAACCAATGCCCTGCGTCGTGAGCAGGGGATGGAGCCGATAGAGATGCTCCATTTCGGAAGCGCCGAAGAGTTGGCCGAATACGCCGCCGGGGATACGGACGATGTTGTCACGATCATCGATTCGGGCGGATTCGACAGTGCCTTCAACCGCGTCGCGATCATCGCCTCCGATCTGCTGCTTACTCCCGTCAGCGACAAGCCGTTCGATCTCATGGGGTTGCAAAAATACGAAGAGATACTTAAAAGCCTTTCGGAAATTCAGGGCGAGACGATCAAAACGCGCGTCGTTTTCAACAACATCAACCCTTCGATGAAACGGTTCGGGGAACTGATCGATTTCATCTGCATGTCCGATCATTTCGAGCTGTTGGTGTCGGTATTGCGCCAGCGGGTCGATTTTGCCCACTCGGTGGGAGAGGGGAAAAGCATCAAAGAGTACCGGATTTTCAGCCGCGCCGATCAGGAAATGGACGAGCTGTTCGAAGAGGTCAGAACGCTTTTAAATATTCAATAG
- the murD gene encoding UDP-N-acetylmuramoyl-L-alanine--D-glutamate ligase, protein MNNLKIACFGYGKTTRAIAKKLGPCTFFDDKAVEAYTDEEGNLVQPVSEFDSVQFTHEITSPGIPPHHPLIQNATHLISEYDFFAPQTPFSIWISGTNGKTTTTQMVEHLLADRGAISGGNIGTPLADMSPEAPIWILETSSFTMHYTNTARPNVYALLPITPDHVSWHGSMEEYVAAKLKPLSMMKEGEAVILPKIYADTPTNAFVIPYETEEDLAAYFGIDASKIKFKGAFLMDALIAMGIDKILFDRVDYDKINAFVLDPHRQEEFRDALGRLWINDSKATNIDATLAALRTYKDDTIHLILGGDDKGVELEELFAPLKRYDVRIYAIGSNAERLALLCERYAIPCILCGTLDVAVERIAQTLDANSIAMLSPAAASLDQFSSYAERGNLFKEYVNALK, encoded by the coding sequence ATGAATAATCTCAAGATCGCCTGCTTCGGGTACGGGAAAACGACCCGTGCCATCGCCAAAAAACTCGGCCCCTGCACCTTTTTCGACGACAAGGCCGTCGAAGCCTACACCGACGAGGAAGGCAATCTCGTCCAGCCGGTCAGCGAATTCGACAGTGTGCAGTTTACCCATGAGATCACCTCCCCGGGGATCCCCCCCCACCATCCGCTGATTCAAAATGCGACCCACCTTATCAGCGAATACGATTTTTTTGCCCCGCAAACCCCTTTTAGCATCTGGATCAGCGGCACCAACGGCAAAACGACCACCACCCAGATGGTCGAACACCTCCTTGCCGACCGCGGCGCGATCAGCGGCGGAAACATCGGCACGCCGCTGGCCGACATGTCCCCAGAAGCCCCTATCTGGATTCTGGAGACAAGCTCGTTTACGATGCACTATACCAATACGGCACGCCCCAACGTCTACGCCCTTCTCCCCATCACTCCCGACCACGTCAGCTGGCACGGCAGTATGGAAGAGTACGTCGCCGCAAAACTCAAGCCCCTCTCCATGATGAAAGAAGGGGAAGCGGTGATCCTTCCAAAAATCTACGCCGACACCCCCACCAACGCTTTCGTTATCCCTTACGAAACCGAAGAGGACCTTGCGGCGTATTTCGGTATCGATGCGTCTAAAATCAAGTTTAAAGGGGCGTTTTTGATGGACGCGCTGATCGCGATGGGGATCGACAAGATCCTTTTCGACCGCGTCGACTACGATAAGATCAACGCTTTTGTCCTCGATCCCCACCGCCAGGAGGAGTTCCGTGATGCGCTGGGGCGGCTGTGGATCAACGATTCCAAAGCGACCAATATCGACGCTACCCTCGCCGCGCTGCGCACCTACAAAGACGATACGATCCACCTGATCCTCGGCGGCGACGACAAGGGGGTCGAGCTCGAAGAGCTTTTCGCCCCTCTCAAACGCTACGATGTCCGCATCTACGCTATCGGCTCCAATGCCGAGCGGCTGGCCCTACTGTGCGAGCGCTACGCGATCCCCTGCATTCTGTGCGGCACGCTCGACGTCGCGGTCGAACGTATCGCCCAGACCCTTGACGCAAACAGCATCGCGATGCTCTCACCCGCCGCCGCAAGCCTGGATCAGTTCAGCTCCTACGCCGAACGCGGCAACCTCTTCAAGGAGTACGTCAACGCGCTGAAATAA
- the mraY gene encoding phospho-N-acetylmuramoyl-pentapeptide-transferase has translation MLYWFHQILGINLFQYITVRAGVAFFIGLFLTLFLMPRFIAWAQRSSRVQPINEYVSAHQGKAKTPTMGGIVFVASTIIASLLTVNLLNPFAVGAILTLVFYAYIGFTDDWGKIRGGHNLAGLTARAKMALQLIFGVAIGAFLIYYAKLDTGFYLPFIKSSLFDMGWFSIAFWVLVIIATSNAVNLTDGLDGLATVPSIFALLSLSVIVYIVGNAALAHYLLMPKIPAGEVVIISAALMGSLLGFLWFNCHPAQVFMGDSGSLTLGAFIAYMAIIGKSEVLLILIGLIFVIETVSVILQVGSYKLRKKRVFLMAPIHHHFEMKQWAENKIIVRFWIISLLSNILALITLKIR, from the coding sequence ATGTTATATTGGTTTCATCAGATCCTCGGCATCAACCTCTTCCAGTACATCACCGTCCGTGCGGGCGTCGCGTTTTTCATCGGACTGTTCCTGACCCTCTTTCTCATGCCGCGGTTCATCGCATGGGCACAGCGCTCCAGTCGTGTCCAGCCCATCAACGAATACGTCAGCGCCCACCAGGGAAAAGCCAAAACCCCGACGATGGGAGGAATCGTTTTCGTCGCCTCCACGATTATCGCGTCGCTGCTGACGGTCAACCTCCTCAACCCTTTTGCGGTCGGTGCGATCCTGACGCTCGTCTTCTATGCCTACATCGGCTTTACCGACGACTGGGGCAAAATTCGCGGCGGGCACAACCTTGCCGGACTCACCGCACGGGCCAAAATGGCCCTCCAGCTCATCTTCGGTGTGGCCATCGGCGCGTTCTTGATCTACTACGCCAAGCTCGACACCGGGTTTTATCTCCCGTTCATCAAATCAAGCCTCTTTGACATGGGATGGTTCAGCATCGCGTTCTGGGTTCTCGTCATCATCGCCACCTCCAACGCCGTCAACCTCACCGACGGCCTCGACGGCCTGGCCACCGTCCCCTCCATTTTCGCCCTTCTTTCGCTCAGCGTCATCGTCTACATCGTCGGTAACGCCGCACTCGCCCACTACCTCCTGATGCCCAAAATCCCGGCGGGTGAAGTGGTCATTATCTCGGCGGCACTGATGGGATCGCTCCTGGGCTTTTTGTGGTTCAACTGCCATCCGGCGCAGGTTTTCATGGGGGACAGCGGTTCGCTCACGCTGGGTGCGTTCATCGCCTACATGGCGATCATCGGGAAAAGCGAAGTTCTCCTCATCCTCATCGGCCTCATTTTCGTCATCGAAACCGTATCGGTCATTTTGCAGGTAGGGAGCTACAAACTCCGTAAAAAGCGGGTTTTTCTGATGGCCCCCATCCATCACCATTTCGAGATGAAACAATGGGCCGAAAACAAAATCATCGTCCGGTTCTGGATTATTTCGCTGCTGTCGAACATCCTCGCCCTCATCACCCTCAAAATCCGCTAA
- the gpmI gene encoding 2,3-bisphosphoglycerate-independent phosphoglycerate mutase has protein sequence MSKKTVLVITDGIGYSPKRDYNAFHAARKPTYTRLFDEVPHSLIDTFGLSVGLPEGQMGNSEVGHMSIGSGRVLYQDLVKISLALQEESFAKNPVFTGLLKTSKRLHLIGLMSDGGVHSHIDHIMGVAEIAAEAGKEVWLHLITDGRDVAPTSAKLFLHHVTAHAYNNIRIATLGGRFYAMDRDNRWERVEKGYDAIVRAHPLSEQSAFDYIENAYAAGETDEFITPTAFDGYDGFKNGDAVLMLNFRSDRMRELTAAIGDPAFSGFAREFVPTHLATMTQYDKNFPYPVLFPKEAPANVLSEVIAKAGLRQLHTAETEKYAHVTFFFNGGVEEPFENETRVLIPSPQVKTYDMKPEMSAPEVGDVVVKAMDEGYDFVVVNFANGDMVGHTGNFEAAIKGVEAVDEQLGRIVEAAKRNGYAMVLTSDHGNCEEMRDDAGNMLTNHTVGKVWCFVMAEGVHEVHPGALNNVAPTVLKLMGLEIPSEMDTPLI, from the coding sequence TTGAGCAAAAAAACCGTTTTGGTCATCACCGACGGGATCGGTTATTCGCCCAAACGCGACTACAACGCGTTTCATGCGGCCCGAAAACCGACGTATACGCGGCTGTTTGACGAAGTTCCCCACTCGCTGATCGATACGTTCGGTCTCAGCGTCGGGCTTCCCGAAGGGCAGATGGGCAACTCCGAAGTGGGGCACATGAGCATCGGGAGCGGACGGGTACTGTATCAGGACCTCGTCAAAATATCACTGGCACTTCAGGAAGAGAGCTTTGCCAAAAATCCCGTTTTTACGGGATTGCTTAAAACGAGCAAACGGCTCCATCTGATCGGCCTGATGAGCGACGGGGGGGTCCACTCGCACATCGACCATATCATGGGTGTTGCCGAGATCGCGGCCGAAGCGGGTAAAGAGGTGTGGCTGCACCTGATCACCGACGGCCGCGACGTCGCCCCGACGTCGGCCAAGCTCTTTTTGCATCACGTCACGGCGCACGCCTACAACAACATCCGCATTGCGACGCTGGGAGGGCGCTTTTACGCCATGGACCGAGACAACCGCTGGGAACGGGTCGAAAAAGGGTACGATGCGATCGTCCGCGCCCATCCCCTGAGCGAACAGAGCGCTTTTGACTACATCGAAAACGCCTACGCCGCGGGCGAGACCGACGAATTCATCACGCCTACGGCGTTTGACGGCTACGACGGATTCAAAAACGGCGATGCCGTGCTGATGCTCAATTTCCGCAGCGACCGGATGCGCGAACTGACCGCCGCTATCGGCGATCCCGCGTTTAGCGGTTTCGCGAGGGAGTTCGTACCGACGCATCTGGCGACGATGACGCAGTACGACAAAAACTTTCCCTACCCCGTCCTTTTCCCGAAAGAGGCTCCCGCGAACGTTCTTTCCGAAGTGATTGCCAAAGCGGGGCTGCGTCAGCTACACACAGCCGAAACCGAAAAATACGCCCACGTCACGTTTTTCTTCAACGGCGGGGTCGAGGAGCCTTTCGAAAACGAAACGCGGGTGCTGATCCCCAGTCCTCAGGTCAAAACCTACGACATGAAGCCTGAAATGTCGGCTCCCGAGGTAGGCGACGTGGTGGTAAAGGCGATGGACGAGGGATATGATTTCGTCGTCGTCAATTTCGCCAACGGCGACATGGTCGGCCATACGGGGAACTTCGAAGCGGCGATCAAAGGGGTCGAAGCGGTCGATGAGCAGCTCGGACGGATTGTCGAGGCCGCCAAGCGTAACGGCTATGCGATGGTGCTCACCTCCGACCACGGCAACTGCGAAGAGATGCGTGACGATGCGGGGAACATGCTGACCAACCATACGGTCGGTAAAGTGTGGTGTTTCGTAATGGCCGAAGGGGTGCATGAAGTACATCCCGGGGCCTTGAACAATGTCGCACCGACCGTATTGAAACTGATGGGGCTTGAGATTCCATCAGAGATGGATACACCACTTATATAA
- the fabG gene encoding 3-oxoacyl-ACP reductase FabG produces the protein MKFTGKNVLVTGSSRGIGAEVAKTLAGYGLKVWINYRSGAAAADEVKAQIEAAGGQAAVIGFDVADEAAFVDAIQTIIDADGELSYLVNNAGITKDGLALRMKSDDFMAVINANLLSAFVGCRESFKAMRKKKFGAVVNIASIVGETGNAGQTNYAASKGGVIAMTKSFAQEAASSGIRYNTVTPGFIATDMTDVLSDDIKASFTSKIPMGRFGEAREVAEATAFLLSDHAGYITGETLKVNGGMHM, from the coding sequence ATGAAATTCACGGGAAAAAATGTATTGGTAACGGGTTCGAGCCGGGGAATCGGCGCGGAAGTGGCAAAAACGCTGGCGGGATACGGCCTGAAAGTATGGATCAACTACCGCAGCGGCGCCGCAGCGGCCGATGAGGTAAAAGCGCAGATCGAAGCCGCCGGCGGACAAGCCGCGGTAATCGGCTTCGACGTTGCCGACGAAGCGGCGTTTGTCGACGCAATCCAGACGATTATCGACGCCGACGGCGAGCTCTCCTATCTGGTCAACAATGCCGGGATTACGAAAGACGGGCTGGCGCTTCGGATGAAAAGCGACGATTTCATGGCGGTGATCAACGCCAATCTCCTTTCGGCTTTCGTCGGATGCCGCGAGTCTTTCAAGGCGATGCGGAAGAAAAAATTCGGCGCGGTCGTCAACATCGCGTCCATCGTCGGAGAAACCGGCAATGCGGGGCAGACGAACTATGCCGCGTCCAAAGGGGGTGTCATCGCGATGACGAAAAGTTTCGCGCAGGAAGCCGCGTCCAGCGGGATCCGCTACAATACCGTCACGCCGGGGTTCATCGCGACCGACATGACCGACGTCCTCAGCGACGACATCAAGGCGTCGTTCACCTCCAAAATCCCGATGGGGCGTTTCGGGGAGGCCAGAGAAGTGGCCGAAGCGACGGCGTTTTTGCTCAGCGACCACGCCGGCTACATCACCGGCGAAACCCTCAAGGTCAACGGCGGGATGCACATGTAA
- the acpP gene encoding acyl carrier protein produces the protein MALLDDIKEVVVEQLSVNPDEVKEDSKFVEDLGADSLDVVELVMALEEKFDIEIPDDEAEKIQTVQDVINYIESKN, from the coding sequence ATGGCACTTTTGGACGATATTAAAGAAGTAGTGGTTGAGCAACTGAGCGTTAACCCGGACGAAGTAAAAGAGGATTCTAAATTCGTTGAAGACCTCGGCGCGGACAGCCTCGACGTTGTAGAATTGGTAATGGCTCTTGAAGAGAAATTCGATATCGAAATTCCTGACGACGAAGCGGAAAAAATCCAAACTGTTCAAGATGTAATCAACTACATCGAAAGCAAAAACTAA